In Triticum urartu cultivar G1812 chromosome 6, Tu2.1, whole genome shotgun sequence, the following proteins share a genomic window:
- the LOC125515060 gene encoding UDP-glucuronate 4-epimerase 1 encodes MRALEDDLFPSTPGKVKIERAGGTMNRQLHRCFASTSTMFLWALFLVAMTASYLSFQSFVDTSSKYFAASWGGLHWERQIRASAAPRRPPGSAAGAGMSVLVTGASGFVGAHCSLALRKRGDGVVGIDNFNAYYDPSLKKARKALLTSHGVFVVEGDINDGRLLAKLFDVVPFTHVLHLAAQAGVRYAMENPASYVHSNVAGLVTLLEACKNADPQPAIVWASSSSVYGLNDKVPFSESHRTDQPASLYAATKKAGEEITHSYNHIYGLSITGLRFFTVYGPWGRPDMAYFSFTRNILQGKPITVYRGKNHVDLARDFTYIDDIVKGCLGSLDTAGRSTGTGGKKRGPAPYRIFNLGNTSPVTVPTLVAILEKHLRVKARKHVVEMPGNGDVPFTHANISLARQQLGYKPATNLDAGLKKFVKWYLSYYGYTRGSKNL; translated from the coding sequence ATGCGGGCGCTGGAGGACGACCTCTTCCCGTCGACCCCCGGCAAGGTGAAGATCGAGCGGGCGGGCGGCACGATGAACCGCCAGCTGCACCGCTGCTTCGCTTCGACTAGTACCATGTTCCTCTGGGCGCTCTTCCTCGTCGCCATGACCGCCTCCTACCTCAGCTTCCAGTCCTTCGTCGAcacctcctccaagtacttcgcCGCCTCCTGGGGCGGCCTGCACTGGGAGCGCCAGATCCGCGCCTCCGCCGCGCCGCGCAGGCCGCCGGGCTCGGCCGCCGGGGCCGGGATGTCGGTGCTCGTCACGGGGGCGTCCGGGTTCGTCGGCGCGCACTGCTCGCTCGCGCTCCGCAAGCGCGGGGACGGCGTCGTCGGCATCGACAACTTCAACGCCTACTACGACCCCTCGCTCAAGAAGGCCCGCAAGGCGCTGCTGACCTCCCACGGCGTGTTCGTCGTCGAGGGCGACATCAACGACGGCCGCCTCCTCGCCAAGCTCTTCGACGTCGTGCCCTTCACGCACGTGCTCCACCTGGCGGCCCAGGCCGGCGTGCGCTACGCCATGGAGAACCCGGCCTCGTACGTGCACTCCAACGTGGCGGGGCTCGTCACCCTCCTGGAGGCCTGCAAGAACGCCGACCCGCAGCCGGCCATCGTCtgggcctcctcctcctcggtctACGGCCTCAACGACAAGGTGCCCTTCTCCGAGTCGCACCGCACGGACCAGCCGGCGTCGCTCTACGCGGCCACCAAGAAGGCCGGCGAGGAGATCACGCACTCGTACAACCACATCTACGGGCTGTCCATCACCGGCCTGCGCTTCTTCACGGTGTACGGGCCCTGGGGGCGGCCGGACATGGCCTACTTCTCCTTCACCCGCAACATCCTGCAGGGGAAGCCCATCACGGTGTACCGGGGCAAGAACCACGTGGACCTCGCCCGCGACTTCACCTACATCGACGACATCGTCAAGGGCTGCCTGGGGTCGCTGGACACGGCCGGCAGGAGCACGGGCACCGGCGGCAAGAAGCGCGGGCCGGCGCCGTACCGGATCTTCAACCTGGGCAACACCTCCCCCGTGACGGTGCCCACCCTGGTGGCCATCCTGGAGAAGCACCTCCGGGTGAAGGCGAGGAAGCACGTGGTGGAGATGCCCGGCAACGGCGACGTGCCCTTCACCCACGCCAACATCTCGCTCGCCCGGCAGCAGCTCGGGTACAAGCCCGCCACCAACCTCGACGCCGGCCTCAAGAAGTTCGTCAAGTGGTACCTCTCCTACTACGGCTACACCCGGGGATCCAAGAACTTGTGA